The proteins below are encoded in one region of Podarcis raffonei isolate rPodRaf1 chromosome 6, rPodRaf1.pri, whole genome shotgun sequence:
- the LOC128415496 gene encoding uncharacterized protein LOC128415496, translating to MQTDLPKPPSKLHLIGLEVNRPPDHRATHCPSPLCPYKSPKRSLSAPEPLLHSMASTPSQETPVGNGDAEGFWCPLGAPPAPLPPLLPHLPCAYPALPCYSLLQPPPLGLFTQPGQVSRFQRGIPDHRSQSWLCLGSRNVLFKTGTLARVSRVVLVSAREPSGIALGIIKGWDQSASGRLQWQRQEAAAMGAEEAAEFLQHPELFGGPASHSRSCLCVLQVSAPCELPGGPPLLWPAPLLYSPLLRPGTPEDPSRGKAAASRESTAALKAWLGQHPKNPYPSKGEKVLLAIVSRMSLTQVSTWFANARRRLKKENRACWAPRAPKAEGEAEEEEEESEGEAGAERAAPSTPPPRTKLPQNGSLAETAAPWLKAGRWQGLPASPPPATAEVQELPAKPKIWCVAELATSAQPGRGAL from the exons ATGCAGACGGACCTGCCCAAACCTCCTTCGAAGCTACATCTCATTGGCCTGGAAGTGAATCGCCCCCCTGACCACCGTGCGACACA CTGCCCTTCACCCCTCTGCCCCTATAAATCCCCCAAGCGCAGCCTCTCCGCCCCAGAGCCGCTCTTGCACAGCATGGCCTCAACACCCTCCCAAGAGACGCCTGTGGGCAATGGGGATGCGGAGGGCTTTTGGTGTCCCCTAGGGGCCCCGCCTGCACCCCTGCCCCCTCTGCTGCCCCACCTGCCCTGTGCCTACCCTGCTCTCCCTTGCTACAGCCTGCTGCAGCCACCGCCCCTGGGGCTCTTCACCCAGCCG GGACAAGTGTCCCGTTTTCAGCGGGGCATCCCGGATCACAGAAGCCAATCTTGGCTTTGCcttggatcccggaatgtcctgtttAAGACGGGCACCCTGGCGCGAGTCAGCAGGGTTGTGCTGGTGAGCGCCAGAGAGCCTTCCGGGATCGCTTTGGGAATCATCAAAGGGTGGGACCAAAGCGCCTCCGGGAGGCtgcagtggcagcggcaggaggcagCTGCGatgggggcagaggaggcagcag aattcctgcaacacccgGAGTTGTTTGGGGGTCCTGCTTCTCACAGCCGCTCTTGCCTTTGTGTGCTCCAGGTCTCTGCCCCCTGCGAGCTGCCTGGCGGACCCCCCCTGCTGTGGCCGGCGCCATTGCTCTACTCGCCCCTCCTGCGGCCAGGTACCCCCGAGGACCCGTCGCGGGGCAAGGCAGCCGCCTCCCGGGAGAGCACAGCGGCCCTCAAGGCCTGGCTGGGCCAGCACCCCAAAAACCCCTACCCCAGCAAGGGAGAGAAGGTGCTGCTGGCCATAGTCAGCCGGATGAGCCTGACGCAGGTCTCCACCTGGTTCGCCAACGCCCGCCGGAGGCTCAAGAAGGAGAACCGGGCTTGCTGGGCACCCCGGGCCCCGAAGGCCGAGGGAGaggcggaggaggaagaggaggagagcgaGGGAGAGGCCGGCGCAGAAAGAGCAGCCCCCAGCACCCCTCCACCGAGGACAAAGCTCCCCCAGAATGGCTCTCTGGCAGAAACAGCGGCCCCTTGGCTGAAGGCTGGGCGGTGGCAAGGCTTGCCTGCGTCTCCTCCGCCGGCCACTGCTGAGGTGCAGGAGTTGCCCGCCAAGCCCAAGATCTGGTGTGTGGCTGAACTGGCCACCAGCGCCCAGCCCGGCAGGGGGGCTCTTTGA